From Camelina sativa cultivar DH55 chromosome 5, Cs, whole genome shotgun sequence:
tattttgtttatttccaaaAGTTTGCAAATAACCTAAAAATATGTGGCTGTTAAaccttaaaatttttaaaaaatcataaaagcctgattggcaaataaaatacttttaagtcttttaaatgcttttattTAAAGCCTTCAACAATCAGGGGTTATGTGAATTTGATGACTGCACCCAAGCTGTTTTAAAATGGTTTCGTCCTTGCTTCTTGTGTGATCCTTGTTTTATATTGAGTtggatttttacataattttcagGTTTAGTAGTGATTTAATCTTTGTTTAACCATAAAGTAACATAATTTAACTACATAATGTAAATGACTAAATGGctaataaattagaaatgaaTAACCAATTGTTACAAAAACATAAGATATCTATTTTATTGTTGTGTCAATAACCTTTACACTTATAACTTGTATTTAGAAGGCTGTGACGaccatttaaatatttattggaaaatttctattatattttttaaaatataaaaatttattaacatgAGACTGAGATTATAAGACAGTTCTGTAGAATTCTCGACTATGTTGACCTTGAACCCTGCATAAACACACCCTAATTATTAGCTAATTTAAATAAGACATAACAAATACCAAATAATTAGATTCTTAATGTTAATGTATGCGTAAAACATACCTATGACTTTGATTTCTGAGTCAAATATATCGATCCAAAGTTTgccatctacaaaaacaaagcacacaaattaataaaacacaaaaatcacCTTTAAAAAGTCGagaaaaattacagaatttaacATTATAATCTCGCAAAAATGTTAAACTCTAGGAATTTTTAGTTGTTTGTATAAATTTATATCACCAACTATTATTTTGAAGAACTTCTAAACAAATCCAAAGAATCAATCTCTACACTACTTATCTGTCCAAATCTTCCCTGCACAATCAAACCACAATATGTTGTGACCTACCCAAATCCTCCCTGAAATAGCATCCCCCAACATCAAAACACTACATCcgccaaataattttttttgttgacatatTAATAAAGAATTTATAAGTGTGAAGATTGATTGGTGTAAATCATAATAGGAAGCCAAAAAAAGATAAGCATATGCATGCTCATGCCATTTTATACAAATAGAGGTGAGAAATATTAATTCTCTTAACTTCTCATCTGCTTTATAAATTGAACAGAAACTATTTAATCAAATAACAGAAACagaataatatagaaaaatgataaCTCATACAGATTTTGGAATACTTTCAGAATTCATTGTCTTATTCAAAAATAATCCATCTCTTCATGCTCTTAAACCTATACTTAGAAAATTGAGACCACCCTAAAAATTAGCATATGTTATAATCTTTGTATACAAAAGTTTAAACTTGTGACCTTAAATTAGGAGACGGCTCCTTAGGCTTCTCAAGCTATGTTTACTCTAAAACCTACATTAACACATTGTAGTTGTTAgcttatttaaataaaatctaacaaagaacaaataattataaataaaaagagagacatagaTTAAACGGAACATGTTAACATGCATATAACaatctggaaaaaaatatttaacaatatttaacaaagaacacaagaagcTAATAGGctttagttttagaaaaaaaatagatttaagCGTTTTTGTTAAGTTGAAAATGATTTAATTACTACATTAtttatacaacaacaaaaaagttgtttaaaatGTAAGTTGCTAagattttgtaaattagaatatTTCTAATTCCGAAATTTTGGTATAAATtgtcaaatatgtttttttaattaatcacatatatatttttgtagaagATATTATAAGATTGAATTTTCCTAATATTAGcaatataattttaatgttataaggaaaaaaataaagtatgatGTGCTAATTACGTgggttaattttcttttctttaagtgTAGTACCTAATTTATGTGGATAGAGTTGTTTGGATTTAATGACATGTACAAACGAATATTGTGttaccatattttttatttctgattttatgtattaataatcatttaatatttgtttggcTACTACACTTAAATAGCAATCTGTTTGGTTCTGATTTTGTGGCTAAACATATcacatataatatttgtttggttttatagTTTCctcattaattatttatgtttggATTCAAGGATAACACATATCCTTATTCTTAATTGAATGGCATGTCATTGTAATAATCTCTAactctatgtctacttattaaaaatgcttcctttttaatagtatagatacagataattttgataagtattttaaaatcaacgattgaataacacaaaaattttgtttagatttccaaatccattaaaatcatagaaccaataactccCTCTTAGgaggtgtattcaacttgacaatttaagtgatttgtgtaaaaattacaaatcttgtgttattcaatcatcgattttaaaaagtctattaaaatccacggttgttgaactgatgatttaaaatctactgttattcaaaacagtttgtggatttggattttaataatttttggggattctggaggatttgagaagatttgtttagttaaaaatacagaaatccaaatatCATAGTTTTAattgggatttgaaagaattttaccataaatcatatcaacttccctaaaatctatcaaaattctaaatttcctaattctcataaaatcctccaaaatcatagtttcaatacaccccccccCCCTTAGATTATtcttaaaatcatttgttatttaattgaggtatttttaaaaatcttctaaaaatcctatgttattcaacttaagatttctgtaaaatcctttaaaataatacaaaatctcttgttattcaatatatcacaacttttttaaaacttgctactttgaatgattttaagacactttcttttgttttttagtgtAAAAGTAtgacaatcaaaatcatacctATAGAGgtagaattttaaaagatttcagagaaaaaaaaaaagattgaagatCTTGAAGCCAAACACCCCCATCAATCATCAGCCACCTTCTCCACCGGTCTCAGCCTGAGCCATCAAGTTTTCTGGATTTACCGCAGCATCACCAGAGGCagagtaaaaaaataatgaattctATTGGTTTGGATCAGTTTCTGGGTATAAGTAATGTCCCTTGAGCTCATGGAGAGTTCGATCAGATTATTATTtggacacacaaaaaaaaacatcatcatcGTACATGAACTGAGGACATAGCTCCAActattgatctgattttcttttggtattgtgttgtaaaatattttaaaatcatccaaagtttaaatagtcaaatctcatagaatcacatttcattttcttttcttaaaatagaaaaactctaaGAGGGaggtattcaacttgatattttaagaattttgtaggattttaatattttaaaattttgaaagatttataaaacttttaggagatttgattgtgttttagagggaggtattcaacttgatattttaaggattttgtaggattttaatattttagaattttgaaagatttagaagacttttaggagatttgattgtgttttagagtttctattttctaaaaaagagatgaaatatgattctatgagattctatgagattctatgagattttattagtaaactttggctgatttttaaatattttacaatacaAAGAAAGGAAATTAtatgccaaaaaagaaaattatgctCAGAGAGTCTAAATCTGGTCAAGATGATCCCATAATAACATACTTATTTGATTGTTGAGATTTGAGTTTCTAATTAAAAcctgcaacaaagaaaaaaagcttcttTGTGGTGTGACTTTAAAATCATTTGTGATGTATAGTATGACAATGAACTCACTAAGTCCGGGGAGCAAGCCTCTGAAATCTGGTTGTTGAATTGGGTAAAAAATGCTTCTGGGAATCTATGATCCCCTTTGGTAACACGATCAATGGTCTAGCCTGCGGATCCATAGCCGTGAAGCTCTGTAGAAAGCTGAGAACCATTCGCATATATATGTAAGATTCATGGAAGAGAGAGTTTACTTCGTGGGCAGTTGAGAACGTCCCCCTTCTTGATTTCTACAGCGTGAAAGCAGAATCACGGAAACAACAGTTGAAGGTTTTGGGGCAATGGGTCGAACAGAGAAGCATTCTGTTTCTTGGGTACCAACAGTTTGCAAAAATCATCTGCGATGATAACTTTGAAGCAGCTTCAGAAGATTGTAAGCTGATATTGCTTGAGAAACCAACGTTGCTTATACTTGATGAAGGTCATACATCAAGGAACAAGGAGACAAACATGCTTATTTCGCTTGCTCGTGTCAGGACTCCTTGAATGGTGGTTCTCACAGGTACTTTCTTCCAAAACaatgttgaggaagtgtttaACATTCTGAATCTTGTTCGTCCCAAGTTCTTGAAGCGTCCTGGAACTCGGGAGATTGTTTCCCATACCATGAGCAAGGCGGAGATACCGAGTGGCAAACAGATGAACCAGAGTAGTATTGAGGGAACTTTCTTCGCTGCAGTAGAGTTTACATTACAGAAGAGTACAAACTCTTCTGCTAAAGCCAGCATGATAAAGGATCTACGCGAAATGACCCGTAATATCTTGCATTATCACAAAGCATATTTCAGAGGCTTACTCCCCGGACTTAGTGAGTTCACTGTCATAATATACCTGCAACAAAGAAATTaagtgagatgaagaagagaggaagaaaaacctaaaccaaaaagatgagcaaaagaaagaagaagtttcGTGATCTGAGTTTTCAATTGTGGTGTGACTTTCTGTAGAAATTTGTGAGCCACGAACATATTGCATTCCACTTCTTTATTTGTGCTTTTCATTATCATGATTCCTTTTGTTTGATATCTAATGATCAAAAGCTAATTATGTTCCTGTTGTAACATATATGGATTCTAAAAAGAACAGCCCATTAATTTACCATGATCAGATGTACTTTTACGACGATGAGGTATACTTTGCACAGACACAGAGGCAAATTGCAGTCCGAAAAACAAAACGAGCTGAGGTATTCTAGTTAAAACTAAACCTTGAGATTCAAATTaagagggagaagagagagagcttactGAACAGAGATGGTGGTTTAATTCACAGGAAGAGACGAAGCTTCAGGACGTGACTGCTGATCGGCGAAGATTAGAGCTGTCGTCGGAATTATCTTTCATcgactgtttttttcttcttctaaatcctTTAAAATCTTACCTCAAAAGCTAGGATTTTGTTACTCATATTTGTcaactaaaaaaccaaaaaaagtcttgcagaatcattcaaaataccatttttaaaaaaattgtgatatttttaataacattagattttaagtaagttttataaatccatgattgaataacaagagattttagattattttaaatgattttacataaattttaagttgaataacataggattttaaaagattttttaaaatcatgaattgaataacaagtgattttaagaatatattagaatctttcaaaatatcaagttgaatacctTCCTCTTAAGGATTTggtagaattttaatattttagaattttgaaaaattttagtaagtttttaagaaattttagtaaaaaaaggaaatataaaaattttaaaaaagaaattttagtaaaacataatcaaatcttctaaaaacttactaaaatttttcaaaattctaaaatattaaaattctaccAAATTCTTAAAACATCAAGTTGAATACCTTTATTTTGGTAAGAATGATGAATATAAAAGGCTATAGAGAGGCCATTCTTTTGAGTATTAATCAGTCACAAGCTTCTAGTCTTTTTGCATCGTCGTCATCAGTAAAAGtaagcttttcttttctctgcaatatttgtctcttcttctttgtgcaAAATaccattattttataaaatgctTAAAACTTTATCTTTAGATTTTCTAGAGGTTTGTGCAAGTGCAAATTGGGTTGTTAAATCTTCACGTGTCATCTTTGTGCCACATGTGAAATCCTCTTTTCTCCTCTGATCTCAGCTAATTTGTTTCTTGGGTTTTGTCAAAACTGCTTTGTTCAACCCGAGAGCATATCTTCAATTTGAGaaagtcttttgagtctttttttcctttttcaaaatGGCTTAAATTCTTGATCTTTCTTGTAGGGTTTTCTGAATTTCTCTGCACGGCAAGGTCATGGCTTCGTCTGCGGTAAGAAACCGTTGTGATCTTTCACTTACCTACGACTTAGAAAGCTCCTGGGATGCTTGTGTTGTTGAGTCTCTTGGATCCTAACATTTACTCACTTTGTCTTATGTTCTCAGGCTCAGAGCAAGAAGCAGTTTAAGAGGTCTATGACCAAGAAATCACACTCATGGTGGTGGGATAGTTACAATTGTCCCAAGAACTCAAAATGGCTTACAGAGAATCTAGAGAGTATGTTGCTTCACTTGGCATTGAGATCTCCATCCACTTTAATGTTACAATTATCCAACtctaacattttctttcttgttcttgatttggCTTCTCAGAGATGGATGACCGAGTGAACCACATGTTGAAACTGATTGAAGAAGACGCAGACTCCTTTGCCAAGAAAGCTCAGATGTATTTTCAAAAGCGTCCCGAGTTACTCCAGCTTGTCGAGGAATTCTACCGCATGTATCGCGCATTAGCTGAGCGTTATGATCAAGCTAGCGGTGAACTTCAGAAGAATCATCATTCATCTAAGATCCAGTCACAGAGCTCTCTTGAGATATCATCTCCTAGTCCTACCCAAGAGAAGTTGAGTCGCCGTCAGTCTGGTcataaagaagaggaagactcATCATCTTTGACAGATTCAGGTTCTGATTCTGATCATTCCTCTGCTGATGAGGCATTGATCCGCAGGATGGCTGATCTTGAGGTTGAGCTTGAAGAGACGAAACAGAAGCTCCTTCTCCAGCAAGAAAGTGACCTCCTTCACAAAATTACTGTATATGAGGGAGAGCTTGGAAAAGCTAATGAAAAGATTCGAATGCACGAAGAAGTGATCGCCAATCTGAAGATTGAGCTTCAGAGCTGCATGTCCTCTGGAATAGAAGATCCTCAGAAGAgtcttgatttggataaagaggACACTAAAGAACTGAGTATCGCAAAAGTGCAGGCCTTGGAGGAAGAGCTGAGTATCGCAAAAGAGAAGGTTCAGCACTTTGAGAAAGAGACTTATTCTCTGAGAACTGAGGTCGAGATCAGTAAGGCTGCAGAGGAGAAGCTGAAGAGCTTACAGAATGAGCTAGAGCTGGCTCAGAAAGACACTGATGGGTATAGAAACACGCTCAACgcagagaagaaagaagtcTCAAAGTTGCAAGAGAGATTGGCAATGGTGAAAACTAGTTTACAGGACAGAGATAACGAGATAAGGGCACTTAAAACTGCTGTCTCTGATGCTGAAGAAAAGATATTCCCAGAGAAGGCACAGATCAAAGGAGAAATGTCAAAGCTTCTTGAAGAACGAAGCCGACTTGGAGAGCAGCTGAGAGAGCTGGAATCACATATAAGGCTGATCACGGAAGAGAAAGCTGAAACAGAGGAGAAGCTTAGAGGAGAATCCAAGAAGATCAGCGTAATGAGAGATGAGAGCAATGTGCTAAGAAAAGAGATtgggaagagagaagagatgataAAGGAAATGGAAAAGCATATGGAGGAGCTTCACATGGAGCAAGTGAGGCTGAGAAGACGGTCGAGTGAGCTTACGGAAGAAGTGGAAAGAACGAGATTGGGTGCATCAGAAGTGGCTGAGCAGAAAAGAGAAGCAATAAGGCAGCTTTGTATCTCACTTGAACATTACAGAGATGGGTACGACAGGCTTTGGAGGGTTGTTGCTGGACATAAGAGTAAGAGAGTAGTGGTCTTAGCAACGTGAAGTGTTATAACAATGACTACGTGTAGGACATACAAGTGTGTTCCTTGGGACTTAAAATGTTGTGTTTTTAAACGCTGTTTGTTGATGTTGAAAAATAGGTTGAAGATGAATAATGTATGTTAATATAGTAACAAATCAATGGTaatattttctcatttctcaaaactcaaactcaacctaatatctctctctctcaaggtTCAACAACTCACATTTGAAGACGAACAGACAAACAAAGTATTTGACTATTTTATTATACTCAGTAAAGGCAAAGACTCTGTCATGGCCAGAGGCTTTtcttttacccttttcttttccaaaactCAGTGTTTTGCACAAAGCTAAAACCATCTTCAATCACACACTATAACCAATTCATCTCAATCCCGGCTCAGAAGTAAAACCAAGCACCAAAACTGAAATTGAATCATCAGGCTACACCAACAGGCAACAGACAACAGTTGTGTTGTGATTGTACAATACATACATAATTTGCAAGTAAGAGAAAAGACGTGGTCCCTCCCTCGCTCAGGGACCATTATGCGTATAGTAACTTGTTTCAATACGGGTTCAAACCACGCAATACGCGTATGGTGTATATTACTGAACATTAAGCTCTATAATAAGCTAAGCAATTTAGGCTAAAGAATCCATGGTACAATATCAAATGGGTCCAAAGTAAGAAGGCCCATGTAAGATCATGATTGCGAAACGAAGGCGACGTTGAATTAAAACACATGAGCAATGGCGGACCCAGTATAAAGAGGAAGGCAGGTCACTTGACCGGGTAAAATCTTTAAATAACCTTTAGTGCATGTAAAATAATGAAAGTTTCAACAGCACAGTTGGTAATAGTCTAGAAGATTGACCTGCTTAAACCTGAGTTCAAGtctccaattttacaaaattattgatttttacCTTCCATTTCAACTTTAAtgcatatcatttttttatatatctactACTTTCTTTAATAAATCACAGCTTTTTTGGtacctttttttaattacttatgaaaatgattttttttagtgtttatgaaatatattaacagaatgaatattatttaaaaaaacttttgaccTCCCTAAATTTTTTATCTGGGTCCGCCACTGCACATGAGGAGAAAAAGTATGGTGGACAAATATGGGCAGTAGGGGGGGGGTANGGGGGGGGGGGGGTAGGTAGCAACCATTTCTCCATGTCGCTGTCTTTCGTGGTAATGGTAGGtgtatctctctatctctttaaaCTATTATTACttatctttaaattttgttattttttttccctctaaTCCTAAATACtccaaagaataataatatgaaatgaCGAGTGcaaggagagagagatagaggcTAATTCGTGAGTATTAATATAATGGAAGTCAATAAGAGTGGTTGTTGCCTAAATTGACTCTTGGATATTAAAAGAGAGTTCATGGATGGATGTGTATCCGCCAAATTCTATAGTCCTTGTACAGTGCCGCGCGTTTATTTTAACTaccactagtttttttttttataaatgaaatggTTTTCTTAACGGCGTCAAATCTGACGTCGTCTTCATGACTTTTAAATTTCCGACCTACGCACTCTCGTGTTCTGTCTGTTTGTCTCTCTTTCACACTTTGTTTTCTCGCCGTGACTGACTTgtgttttccttcttttttacttttttttttttcttcgttgtTTGGTATTTTGACCGTATATAGTGGTGGTAACTGGTAAGGTTAATTTACTTTTTCATCCTattataaaaatggaaaaaaatacaatgttATTTACATTTCTTTGATAATCATTGAAGTTCGTAttgattttcaattttatatttggtttgcTGCCACATGTCAACTCAGAGACACAAACGGAATGCACCGTGTCTCCTATTCATTAGTTACGATAAATATcaccttttttaattaaaaatattcaccTAATAGGAAACCTTTTATATAAAGGTCAAAAACCATTTGGCAATGTT
This genomic window contains:
- the LOC104786611 gene encoding protein NETWORKED 4B-like; this translates as MASSAAQSKKQFKRSMTKKSHSWWWDSYNCPKNSKWLTENLEKMDDRVNHMLKLIEEDADSFAKKAQMYFQKRPELLQLVEEFYRMYRALAERYDQASGELQKNHHSSKIQSQSSLEISSPSPTQEKLSRRQSGHKEEEDSSSLTDSGSDSDHSSADEALIRRMADLEVELEETKQKLLLQQESDLLHKITVYEGELGKANEKIRMHEEVIANLKIELQSCMSSGIEDPQKSLDLDKEDTKELSIAKVQALEEELSIAKEKVQHFEKETYSLRTEVEISKAAEEKLKSLQNELELAQKDTDGYRNTLNAEKKEVSKLQERLAMVKTSLQDRDNEIRALKTAVSDAEEKIFPEKAQIKGEMSKLLEERSRLGEQLRELESHIRLITEEKAETEEKLRGESKKISVMRDESNVLRKEIGKREEMIKEMEKHMEELHMEQVRLRRRSSELTEEVERTRLGASEVAEQKREAIRQLCISLEHYRDGYDRLWRVVAGHKSKRVVVLAT